In the Acomys russatus chromosome 13, mAcoRus1.1, whole genome shotgun sequence genome, one interval contains:
- the LOC127196989 gene encoding LOW QUALITY PROTEIN: vomeronasal type-1 receptor 94-like (The sequence of the model RefSeq protein was modified relative to this genomic sequence to represent the inferred CDS: deleted 1 base in 1 codon), whose translation MTKVVFSPQPLFVPHKMNKNSRLHTNSNIKNIVFFEIGIGISANSFLLLIHILKFIHGHRPKPTDLSIGLLALIHLLMLVTKGFIDMDIFESSSGWDDITCKSIIYLHRSFRGLSLCTTCLLSVLQAITLSRRRSCLAKFKQNPLYYNLCFLLLLSTLYISFSSHLLITIVATTNLTSENFMYVTNSCSLLPMGYLMRHIFSALLTLREAFLISLMALASGYMVAILCRHRKQARHLHSTSLSPKASPEQRATRTILMLVSFFVVMSILDGIISYSRTTLNDHPIFYCIQILVAHSYAAFSPFVFISIEIRTINFSGSMCGRTGNI comes from the exons ATGACCAAGGTTGTGTTCTCTCCTCAGCCACTGTTTGTT CCACATAAGATGAATAAGAACAGCAGACTCCACACTAATTCTAACATAAAGaacattgttttctttgaaattggCATTGGGATCTCAGCCAATAGCTTCCTTCTTCTCATCCACATCCTGAAGTTCATTCATGGGCACAGGCCCAAACCCACTGACTTGTCCATTGGTCTCTTGGCCCTAATCCACCTGCTGATGCTAGTGACGAAGGGATTCATAGATATGGACATTTTTGAGTCTTCAAGTGGGTGGGATGACATCACATGCAAATCCATTATCTACTTACACAGGAGTTTTAGGGGCCTCTCCCTTTGTACCACCTGCCTGCTAAGTGTTCTTCAGGCCATCACCCTCAGCCGCAGAAGATCCTGCCTAGCAAAGTTCAAACAGAATCCCCTATACTATAATTtgtgtttccttcttcttttgagtACTCTCTACATATCCTTTAGCAGTCATCTCTTAATAACGATTGTTGCCACCACCAACTTAACCTCAGAAAACTTCATGTATGTTACAAATTCTTGCTCTCTTTTACCCATGGGTTATCTGATGAGACATATATTTTCTGCACTGTTAACCCTCAGGGAAGCCTTTCTCATCAGTCTTATGGCCCTCGCCAGTGGGTACATGGTGGCTATCTTGTGCAGGCACAGGAAGCAAGCCCGCCATCTTCACAGCACCAGCCTTTCTCCAAAAGCATCCCCAGAGCAAAGGGCCACCCGGACCATCCTGATGCTTGTGAGTTTCTTTGTGGTCATGTCCATCTTGGACGGCATTATCTCCTACTCAAGAACCACATTGAATGATCATCCTATATTTTACTGTATCCAGATTCTTGTGGCCCACAGCTACGCGGCATTCAGTCCCTTTGTGTTCATCAGCATTGAAATACGTACAATCAACTTTTCTGGGTCCATGTGTGGCAGGACAGGAAATATCTAA